DNA sequence from the Salvelinus fontinalis isolate EN_2023a unplaced genomic scaffold, ASM2944872v1 scaffold_0820, whole genome shotgun sequence genome:
ACTTTTTGATGAAAAGTTGTTTCCTAAGGCTAGGAGTACTGTGTTCTTTTCCAGAAAGAAAGGTAAAGATCTTACTCTTTTCAATTCGTTGTCTTGTGTATTTTCTATTGAAATTTTAATGTCTCATCACCAGTCACAACAGCTTCATATTTGACATGTTTTTCGTAAGTGTTACCTTTAATTTATTTTCCAATTAATATATTATTTTCGGAAGACTTATAGAACATATATTTACAACCGTTGCGCAAAACAAAAAAGATGTGACGGATGTGAGGGAAATATTTGCCTTTTGTAAAAgtcgatttattttattttattgtaggCCTATAAGCCGTTGTACCTACGTTAATCTAGGGAGACACGCATGCGATGTTTTAATTATATATATGACTAGTCTTTTATTAACAGATCAAATACGTACAATTGAACCCGTGTAATTACCAAGAAAGCAGCTTAGCTGTTCTTTTCCTCTCTGGTAAGCGCATTGGCGCAGCTCAGAGTGTATTTTCCTTCTGCTCTTTTGCGTGTAAGGATCTTATGTAGTTCTTAAGTAATCACCCTCGCCTCTGAGCCGATTTAAAGAGGACAGGAAAAGGTCCCGTCAATAAACAACTAACTGATCATGGATAGCCTTAGTTGGCATAGTCctacaaaaaaatacaatacaattaaaaaaaaaaaaatgtagacacTTAATATTAATATGTCTATACTAAACATGATCGTATAAAATTGAACGTTTATATTAAATTATGTAGACCTATTTTATTTATTAGGctattatttatgtatttatttagaaCTGTGTCACCAAAAACGAATAGCTAACTAATCCTTGTCTTTTGTGAATAATGCTGGGTTGAATTTTTTTTTGATTGTTCTATAATAACACTAAgtgtgtaataataataataataataatactgatcTTCTGCGTTACTTTTAAGACCTTGACCATATTATTATTGCACGAAATGTGCGTGCGTAGGCCTATTGGTAAGATGAATTACAAAGCTATAATTTCATGGACTTTATTTATTTCTTAGGAATGAATTGCAAACAATTTAGAGCTAGTGCATTTTTTTGACAGGAGTTATGCCAACTGTAGGCCTATTTGGTAGTGCAATAGGCTAACctaaaattattttatttatttacagactTCCAGGAATGGAGTCGATACCCAATCAACAACCAGCGGGACGAGACTCCAGCTCTTCCCCCAGCTCCAAGCAGGACGTTCAGCCcttctccagccccatctcccTGAAGCCTAACCAAGTCAGCGAGACCGCGTTGTATGGAGTGCACATCGTGTCTTTGGTCATAGATGGCCAGGAAAGACTTTGCTTGGCGCAGATATCCAACACATTGCTAAAGAACTACAGTTACAACGAAATCCATAACCGACGCGTTGCTCTTGGAATCACCTGCGTCCAGTGCACGCCCGTCCAGCTCGAGATACTGAGGCGCGCTGGCGCCATGCCAATCTCCTCGCGGCGCTGCGGTATGATCACCAAGCGGGAGGCGGAGAGGCTATGTAAATCATTCCTCGGTGCTCACAACCCACCGAAGCTACCGGAAAATTTCGCTTTTGATGTCTCTCATGAATGCGCTTGGGGAAGCAGAGGTAGCTTCATACCTGCAAGGTATAACAGCTCGAGGGCCAAGTGCATTAAATGCACATATTGTAACATGTATTTTTCCCCAAATAAATTCATATTCCACTCCCATCGCACTCCCGAGTCCAAGTATACACAGCCAGACGCAGCAAACTTCAATTCGTGGAGGCGCCACCTCAAACTAACAGACAAAAGCTCGTCGGATGATGTTGCCCACGCGTGGGAGGATGTTAAAGCGATGTTCAACGGGGGAAGTCGTAAGAGGACGCTACCTATGAGTGGGtcatccatgtcctctcctttGAAGTCACATTCCACCAGTAACCCAACCCAAAGAAGTTCCCCTGAGGTACCCCATAAAACGTTGCGCTGTGACGAAGACCGAGGTAGGCCTAACATCAGTCTGTCAAATGGCGTCCGGAACTACCCGGTTATCCCTGTGCCCAGCAAGAGCTTTGGGATGCTTCAAAAGATCCAGCCACCTCTCTTCCCCCACCCGTATGGATTCCCTGCGTTTGGACTGTGTCAAAAGAAGGACGACGGAGTGGGAGAGACAAATAAAACCAACGTTTCGGGTGTCTTTTGGCCAGGAGCAAAGGACAgtatctatccctctttcccgATGTTTTGGCCTACTGCAGGTGGCCTACCGATGCCACCGTATCAACAGTCACCACCCAAACCACCCACAGAGCTCTTAAGTGTCCGACAGAGTGATCTCGAGTTATCGGATCAAAGTGACCGGTGCGCAAACACACCTAAGGATAGCTTTCACGACAGCGAACGGTGCTCCAGCTCACAATCCACCCGGAACGACGAGGATAAATCCGGGGATGAGGCCCGGTCGACGGAAGGACTCCCCACAACTCCACGGAAGATAAATTACATCTCTGCGTTCAGACCTGTGGTGAAAGACGCCGAAAGCATTGCAAAGCTATACGGCAACAGGGACACGTACAGCGGTGTGCGCTCTGGTTACCTATCGCCAGATTTCGTGAGTGAAAGTTCTAGCTATAGGTCTATGTCCCCGGATGTGGATAGCGTGGACGACCCAGACGTTGACGTGGAGTCAAACAGGGCACAAGAGGATGAAGAGTCAGTCCAACTGTCAGTGGAGGACCGTCAGAGTCCCCCGCCCCTCAACTCAGCCCATTCCGGGCCGGAAGATAGTCAAGAGCTGGGGACAAGTCCAGGACCACACCCGGAAGATCCCCACTCCGGGTCCTCTGATGACGAGAGGCAGGGTGGACAGGTGTCAGAGCGCCATGATACACCGGTGTACGAAGTAAGTGTGCCAATGTCCATATGAGTGCTTTGATGTTCAATCTATTTACGCACATGTTTGTAAAATAATTTAGGCATCAATCCATGGAGACTTGTTTGGATCTCATATGAAAATGGGTGATGTTTGGTCTTGTAAATGCATGGGCATAAAGCATGGTCACCATGCTATGTTTAATGTTCCAATTGTCATAGGCCTATGCTATATAGGATGTTGATATGGCTGGCAGCTTTTAACAGTGTGAAGCCTAAACAGTAGGCCAATGTGATGTATTCAACGCGTTTTTGCAAGGGGATTTCATATTTTGGTcaaatgaagaagaaaaaaagccgCTTATATTAACTATACCCAGGCCTTCTCGCATGACGTTTTATTGTGCTGTTGAAAACCCTGACATTACAGAAGGCTGAGCCTGTTTAGACATACATTGGCAGGTTGGAACAAATATGGAAATTATCTTTTGTTAAAATACATTTTGGCAATGACATTTACAAAAAAGACCATCGTCCCAATATTAAAGAGATTGAGAATGGAGTAGGCCTGTTTTAATAAGGTCGCCGAGTGGGAGCCTAGGCCCGTGTCTTGTCTTTTGTTCTAAAGATAATTGAAGTGGTTCTGTTTTGGAGTGTTTACTGCGAGCCTTGTAGTGTGTTGGGAAAAGGTTAGGCCTGCGCCGGCCTCGTCCTAATGTCAGTCAAACCGCAATTTAGATAGGTGGACAACAATTGAATTACTAACCTATAATTATAAATTGGAGACGTGTCACGTGGGTATATCCGCTCAAAGAATTGCTTGTGAAATTAAGAGAATTATAGATAATTGCAGTTGTATTGACTAATGGCGATGGTTAATTTTGCAGGTGTACACACATGAAAAGGATGGACAAATGCCTTTGAACTGTCCATCTACGTTTGGATCAAAACATAGCAGCCCATTGCAATCGAACGGTAGGCCTATTATCTTGCATAGTACatattcatggtatagtttctgtatGCAAATAGGCACGTCGCTTATTACTGTCTGTCTTTATCAGGTGTCCTCCATGTTTCCGACCCACATAAACAACGTTCTCCTACAAGAGAGGACGTTCCACAGGGAGCCTATCAGGACCAAGCAAAGGAAAGCCCAACATGTGAGTCTCTGTGTGCAACTGTGTAAAAGTTTAGTAGGCCTACCATGGTAATACAGACTACTGTATTATATTTTGTTACGAAATTGTTAGCCAAAGGTTTTTCACTTTTTACTGTTGCAAATATGTTAATTTATAACAGAAAATTGAGTAAATTAGATGAATTAATGAGCTGATGCCATCTTTAATATTTCTCTTGCAGGCGATGGGGCGTTACGTCAGCATGACGTCAGTAGGATCCACGAAAAAGATATCGAAAACATGGCTAAAGGTAATCATTTGACTTTTATCAACGATCATTGACATTTGTTCATATTGAAAAATAGTTTCTGAAAAAAAGCCTCATGCAAAACGACCAACAAGTAGGCCTAGCCTCGTTTCAAGTCATTAGATCTCTAAATTGAACAAAGCAAGGTGGAAATCACTAAACATAATAGGCTAATTGTCGGTTCTGTGaataaaaaaaatcatatttaGCATTGGATTAACAGAGTTATATTTTAAACATAACGAACACGTGTGAACGCGGCTCTATTTGTAGCTCTACTTCCTCAAAGCCTACCATTTCAACATTCGAAAAAAAACTCTTGTTGTTAATTATACGCCTTTTTATGGAACATGAGAACCATTTTCTATGTTGGTCTTGTGTAGGCTACGACGTGTGGAATCACCAGTCTAATATGTTATACTGGTGAGGTTTTCCCTTCCAATATCTAGGTACTGCACTAACAACATAATACCTAGTATGATCTGTCTAataatctattttttttattaatcgCTTGATAAAAAAATGTTATGCCTACAGCTTAACACAAGTTTGCACGGTCACGTTTGAATTGTTTTCCATTCGTTAACCTCCTCTAATGTTAAATTATGAGAAACGGAATTGTTCTACTTATTGTAACACGAAATCGTTTTTACACTATTAATATTTTAACGAGCCCAGCCATTAAGCTGCGGCGCTCGAGCCTCTAACCCCGAGGCGATGGAGCTAATTATTTAGCAATACCATGCTTGGAGACACAGTGAGGCTAAACGACTGTTAGCGTTCCAACCATAGGCCTTCTGATAATAGTTATTacgatactatagggaaataaaCCAAGGGAAACATTGTGGTTGTTTTTACCCATAGGCCTGTATTGTATTAGGCCTATAAATGCCTGTAATCAAAATCAAATGCTTTAATTGTTGAACAGGCTATCTAAGATAGGTCTGCAATATATAGGCCTAGTATGTTGAAAGCCACATTTGGAATTTACAGCTTTGCCTATTGCCTTTTTACAACGACGATTATGATAATGGTGATGACCGCTTCGTTTTGCAGAGGAACTTCAGAAACAGCTTGTCGAACAAGTGGAGCTCAGAAAAAAGTTGGAACGCGAATTTCAAAGTTTAAAAGGTAGGACGCTTTATTGTCCTACTGCTTAAACATACACAGAGTCGAGGTGCAGCTGATATGAAAGATTTACATGAGGGGAAACAGGCGCAACTTGATCTCTTaacttagttttttttttaaatgtaactttATTTTTTAAGAGTTAAAGTCATTCACGTTTCCACCATTTTAGCCTGTATCAGAATGAGTTTAAACAGAAAGAGACATACAGCAAACATATTGACTACAATGAAGCAAACATTAGTGGACAGCGGCATGGTGCTGAAATGGAAGTAAATTATTGTTTAGCTTCAAAAGCGAGAGCTGCTCCTGTTTCCCACTCATTGAGGTCTTTATTTTAATATAGTCATATGTCATAATGTTGAGAACCCATTAGGCTTAAATTCTATTATTTGGACTTGCGCACTGTGTTAATAGTAGCCGTCTGCTTGCTCACTATGCAGATAATTTTCAGGACCAAATGAAGAGGGAACTGTCTTACAGAGAAGAGATGGTCCAACAGCTTCATATTGTCCGAGGTGAGTCTCCAGGAAAAATAATCGGAATATGCTAAATGGTCAATGTTTTAATCAATTAAATAATATGTCTCGACTTAAATTGAATGAAATTACCCATATCGTTATAGCATTGACGTTCTAACGTATGAAAACATGCATGTACAAGAACAGTCATATTGACTTTGTTGCTTCCTTGTACCACACAAGAATGAAGAAGGGAAAGTGACACTTGCATAAATTCGGTCATTATAGGATTAGGCTGCATGTCCACAATCTACAAATAATAGCTTAACATTCCTGTAAAATAGTCAACATTTTTCGCAATTTGACTGGAAATTGTCGAATGAACTGCAATAATATCAAACCATAGAGAGATTGATTTCGCTGTGTTTTGCTTGTAAATGTTATTTTCTCCTAAATCACGCACTGGAAAATGTAAAAGGCAGACCATTACGTATCGTCGTATCAGTTACATACAGTAGACGACAACAGCTGATGCCGCCCTTTCACGGATAGACTAGTTCTAGAGTTACTGGAACGCGGTAGTGTAAATACACACTTCAACTACACTAAGAGGTCACTCAAAATACCCCAGGGTGAACTACATAAATTACAGTCATCCATTTCAAAGTTTACAAACCACCGCTTTGTAGCTCAATTATTGCGTTTTTTTTTCTTATTATTTATGTGTTGTTTGCTTAGACACTTTGTGCAGCGAGTTGGATCAAGAAAGAAAGGCGCGTTATGCAATACAACAGAAGCTAAAAGGTAATTTATATGGTCCACAAACAGAACATGTATCCAGTTTCAGTCCATTTGTGAATTAATTCAATGGCTAGCTGGGCAAGAGCATAGCCTTCTAGTGGACTTTGATTATGACTAGTAGTCTTTGTCAAATTATTGTCCAACCGTACCTATGCAAGTGCTACTTTTTATTCTTCGCTAGCATGTGTGTCCTTATGATATGCTAATTCCTAGCTCATTTGATATTGAGCAGAACTACTGTGACATGTAGACTGAACTTAGAGGAAAGGACGAGAGAATACATAGTGTGGATGGAAATACAACAAATACATTTCATCTGCCCAGTGTTTGAAGTGACACATCCCCTTTCTCCCTAGAAGCTCATGACGCCCTGCACCATTTCTCCTGCAAGATGCTGACCCCTCGCCACTGTACTGGAGCCTGTACTTTCAAACCCCCTCTGCTGCCTCCataatagaccccccccccccccacacacacacactgactccagTACAGCTCACTGCAGCCAAAAAGAGAGACACCCACCTCAAGTAGTCACAGTCTCTACGTAACTTCTTGACTTTTGCCCTCCCTCATCAGTCATCCAAGGATTCACAACCTGTGTACACACTCCAGCGCTATTTATTTCACCCAGAAGAAGTGGCTATGGAGGTTAGGAGAACTAGACCTTCCATTGAAAAGAACTCTTGACGATACACCAAGACCAAACGACTGGTCCATTGTATGTGTTGTATTTATAGACAGTTATCAAGTTGTAAAGAGCTCTTGATATGGACACACCAAGTCCCTTTGAATCATAATCCATTGCTCTTTATATAtcccgtatatatatatatatatatatatgtggagATGTGCAATGAGTTGtataatgtgatatttcataagTAACATGAATCCTAGCATTCTTGGGTTGTTTTACcacatgtatgtatgtgtttTTACATATATTTATTTGTGTTTAAGTTATTCGTTAATCTGTTCTGTCCATCTGAAACATTTAACAATGTATATTATTGATGTAAAGCACTTTAAAAATTGGCAACAATACTACTGATCTGGATAAAGTAAACTCTGTTAGGCATCTAATGTATAGAATACACTTCCTTCTAATGCAGCGTTTCCCAAATGCTTGACCAGGGGGATCCAAAGGTGATGCACCCTGTTAGTTTGTCCTAGccctaacacacctgattcaaatcaaaGGCTTGATGATGAATTGTTGATTAGTTGACTCAAGTGTGTGAGTGTTGTTacaaaaactaaaatgtgcactgctttgggtccccaggaccaggaaaGGGAAACACTGTTCTAATGGCGCCAACATTTATTCTAGCACTTATTTTCGAAGTAACCAATGACCTTTCAACCTTGAGCTAATTAAAAAGGTTCCATTTGCCTAAAATGTCACACAACAGAACACAAGTCTTTTACAGTGAATAGAATGTTCATTCAGTCTTAACTATGATTGTTTTTAATCATACATAGAtaccatgtacagtatattcattATAAAAGGTATATTTCTTCCGTATGGTTTGAGCATTCGGTTACAAGACACACCCAGCTTCTGTTGTACTTAATAAAGGGTTTGAATCCTCGTCAGAACCCTACCATACATTAAATAAACCACAGGCACAGAAACCAAACCTATTTGTTGTGTATTTAATTATGTCATGTAGGCTTTATTTTGTCATGTCAATCCTTTGTGCATGGCAAGACTTATGGGTGGGGAGGAGATTAAAGGAAACCAAGACGCCACGTAAAGAGACTTGAAACTGCCATTTGTGACTGAATTCCATGTTGTGCAGTTGATTTCCGTAACCattcttttttttaatcaattccAAGCCAGTTGGTTATTTTTTCCACGATATATATGACCTTTAAAAAGTGTTGTTGTGACCCTATTAAGGGCCAATAAGACTCATGTATGTATTATATCAGAAATTAATGTAAAATACGATTAAAAAGTTAATCCTCTTTTTGCCTTGTCTCCTGAATGTCTCTTAATAGGAACGATACTGACACCTGCTGGAACCTTTAAGGAATAACAACCTGATTTAAAATTAATTTAGCGTCCAGGTTGTTTAATTTTTTGTTTTATATCATATCAAACGATTCATTCCATACATGGGCTGTCTCAGAAGTCCAGTCAAGTTATGTTCGACATTCTGTCAGGGGAATAGCCCTGTTTAATAGTGAAATCTAATTATTCTGATGTGAAGCCTAATAGCTATTGATTAAATGCTCTTTAGATGGCCCTCTGTCCCTAGGCACAAGAGAGTAAGAGATACTCACATAATGGCAGTGATGCATGTTGAATATTAATCTTTTTTGACGTTAATTGGTCCCCACATGAAGGCACCTTTTCATTTGAATACTAACCACTCGTGTGTCTATTGTAACATGTTTACACAAGGTATACTGAAGAAGTTGGTGATGAACCGTAGTTTTCATTTTCCTGTTCCATCCACATAAGAATGGCATTGAACACAAGTGATGTGATCATTTTTTGCTGTTGCACATGGTATATTTTAGATCAGGAACACAGTATCGATATGATCATTTATATATTTACTGGCTTGTTAAGCCTCATAATATCACAAACTATTAAACATTTGACTCAACACAACTTCACAAGTTCAACTGCCATTTAAGTGAAATACTGACATAGTGACATTGATTACATCACAATGATTAACAGATACCGTTGAAGTATGATTATTTTTCTGTTTTTATCATGATATTTTTTTAGATATATTTTAGTATGACTGTATAATTGAGTATAATTGTGAGAAGCCATGAATAAAAGTCTTCTTAAATTATAAGAATGAACAGACCACATAACCCATTACACCCTTGGTAAATAGTAGCGGAGGGCTGCCCTCAATACCAAACAATACTCTTTTGAAAGTCGCTCAAACTGTTTGTCGTGGTACGCCCAAACATATAAAAGCCCACTTAAATATCAGTTGTAATGAGTGAACCCATTTTCACAGTGAATGATTTCAGATTTATTTGCTTACTTGTTACAATTGTTCAAAATGGCCCGGCCAAACATGAGAATGAAAGGGTACGGTTTTATACATCATAGAGGTACACGTTTATCAACCTATTAGAAATACTGTTTGTTCCTGATCATTATGCCAATGTTGGAATCATAACTTTAAATGACTTATTTGACAAAGGCCAATACAAAGTTAACCTGCACTTGTCCTGTCACTGTGGACATCACATTGAACAGGTGGGGACTAGAAAATGTGCAACAGCCGTCCCTGTTCAAATAGCCCTCCACGTAAGCCTTCTATGGTTGACTAAAGTCATCCGTAATGGATTTGTGTCATCAATCATTACATTGAAGATGAATTGCATTGTTGTGGAGTCACGTACTCCACCCAGTGTTCTATTCATGTCCCTCTTAGGGATAAGGAGTAGCCATGTATGGTATAACCAAAGAAAATACATAGATATAAGTACAACACTGGAAAGCTGGGGGGCATTATCTTATTCATGATTAGAGATAACATAGTCATATTAACAATTTGATGAGGACTTTGGGGGCTCTATAAATGTCAGACAAATTGTGGGGAATCTGTATTTAGCATAGTCTGAattacaatggagatactgccatcTACTGGACAATGGAGATAGTGCCATCTACTGGCTCATTAATGTCCCAGCATTTATAACTTTTCAAACGTTAAGTCGATAGGTCCCTATTCTGAAGCAGTGCCCAATCCCACTGCTATCTCGTTCCAAACTAGTTTTCCTGTTGCTGCGTGTTTACCAATCCTATTGGAACTAATTTATTGGGTGCTTTAGACACCTTGTTAGTCTATATTATAAAGATGCATTCAGGGTGGGCAACGTTGTAAAATGTTTGTAGTTGAAGAGAGAGTACACTATGAACTGTtttaaaaggtccaatgcagcccttTTTATCTCCATGTCAAATAATTTCTGGATAACAATGAAgtacctcactgtcattatatTGGACCAGtttaattgaaaacaaacaaaaaatacttCTTAGTAAAggacaatttctcaagcaagaatttagctaggattgtctgggagtggtctgagtgaggaGAGGACAACTGAACATGTAGCTATTATTGACAGAAGTTTGGAACTCTctgtcttattggtctattaaaggGATTCTCCGGTACtcttgtatactttttagccagtagttctgaaagtagtacTCACATGCCAAAAGTGGTGTACTATgtcacatatgtgcagatatgtgtgtaacggatgtgaaatggctagctagttagcgggtgcgcgctagtagcatttcaatcagttacgtcacttgctctgagacattaactagggttgccccttgctctgcaagggccgcggcctttgtggagcgatgggtaacgatgcttcgtgggcgaccgttgttgatgtgtgcagaggttccctggttcgcgcctgtgtcggggcgaggggacgacgtaaagttatactgttacattgatgctgttgacccggatcactggttgctgcggaaaaaggaggaggttgaaaggggggtgagtgtaacggatgtgaaatggctagctagttagcgggtgcgcgctagtagcatttcaatcagttacgtcactttctctg
Encoded proteins:
- the LOC129847391 gene encoding SKI family transcriptional corepressor 1 homolog-B-like isoform X6; this encodes MESIPNQQPAGRDSSSSPSSKQDVQPFSSPISLKPNQVSETALYGVHIVSLVIDGQERLCLAQISNTLLKNYSYNEIHNRRVALGITCVQCTPVQLEILRRAGAMPISSRRCGMITKREAERLCKSFLGAHNPPKLPENFAFDVSHECAWGSRGSFIPARYNSSRAKCIKCTYCNMYFSPNKFIFHSHRTPESKYTQPDAANFNSWRRHLKLTDKSSSDDVAHAWEDVKAMFNGGSRKRTLPMSGSSMSSPLKSHSTSNPTQRSSPEVPHKTLRCDEDRGRPNISLSNGVRNYPVIPVPSKSFGMLQKIQPPLFPHPYGFPAFGLCQKKDDGVGETNKTNVSGVFWPGAKDSIYPSFPMFWPTAGGLPMPPYQQSPPKPPTELLSVRQSDLELSDQSDRCANTPKDSFHDSERCSSSQSTRNDEDKSGDEARSTEGLPTTPRKINYISAFRPVVKDAESIAKLYGNRDTYSGVRSGYLSPDFVSESSSYRSMSPDVDSVDDPDVDVESNRAQEDEESVQLSVEDRQSPPPLNSAHSGPEDSQELGTSPGPHPEDPHSGSSDDERQGGQVSERHDTPVYEVYTHEKDGQMPLNCPSTFGSKHSSPLQSNGVLHVSDPHKQRSPTREDVPQGAYQDQAKESPTCDGALRQHDVSRIHEKDIENMAKEELQKQLVEQVELRKKLEREFQSLKGPNEEGTVLQRRDGPTASYCPRHFVQRVGSRKKGALCNTTEAKSS
- the LOC129847391 gene encoding SKI family transcriptional corepressor 1 homolog-B-like isoform X7 codes for the protein MESIPNQQPAGRDSSSSPSSKQDVQPFSSPISLKPNQVSETALYGVHIVSLVIDGQERLCLAQISNTLLKNYSYNEIHNRRVALGITCVQCTPVQLEILRRAGAMPISSRRCGMITKREAERLCKSFLGAHNPPKLPENFAFDVSHECAWGSRGSFIPARYNSSRAKCIKCTYCNMYFSPNKFIFHSHRTPESKYTQPDAANFNSWRRHLKLTDKSSSDDVAHAWEDVKAMFNGGSRKRTLPMSGSSMSSPLKSHSTSNPTQRSSPEVPHKTLRCDEDRGRPNISLSNGVRNYPVIPVPSKSFGMLQKIQPPLFPHPYGFPAFGLCQKKDDGVGETNKTNVSGVFWPGAKDSIYPSFPMFWPTAGGLPMPPYQQSPPKPPTELLSVRQSDLELSDQSDRCANTPKDSFHDSERCSSSQSTRNDEDKSGDEARSTEGLPTTPRKINYISAFRPVVKDAESIAKLYGNRDTYSGVRSGYLSPDFVSESSSYRSMSPDVDSVDDPDVDVESNRAQEDEESVQLSVEDRQSPPPLNSAHSGPEDSQELGTSPGPHPEDPHSGSSDDERQGGQVSERHDTPVYEVYTHEKDGQMPLNCPSTFGSKHSSPLQSNGVLHVSDPHKQRSPTREDVPQGAYQDQAKESPTCDGALRQHDVSRIHEKDIENMAKEELQKQLVEQVELRKKLEREFQSLKGPNEEGTVLQRRDGPTASYCPRSS
- the LOC129847391 gene encoding SKI family transcriptional corepressor 1 homolog-B-like isoform X8 yields the protein MESIPNQQPAGRDSSSSPSSKQDVQPFSSPISLKPNQVSETALYGVHIVSLVIDGQERLCLAQISNTLLKNYSYNEIHNRRVALGITCVQCTPVQLEILRRAGAMPISSRRCGMITKREAERLCKSFLGAHNPPKLPENFAFDVSHECAWGSRGSFIPARYNSSRAKCIKCTYCNMYFSPNKFIFHSHRTPESKYTQPDAANFNSWRRHLKLTDKSSSDDVAHAWEDVKAMFNGGSRKRTLPMSGSSMSSPLKSHSTSNPTQRSSPEVPHKTLRCDEDRGRPNISLSNGVRNYPVIPVPSKSFGMLQKIQPPLFPHPYGFPAFGLCQKKDDGVGETNKTNVSGVFWPGAKDSIYPSFPMFWPTAGGLPMPPYQQSPPKPPTELLSVRQSDLELSDQSDRCANTPKDSFHDSERCSSSQSTRNDEDKSGDEARSTEGLPTTPRKINYISAFRPVVKDAESIAKLYGNRDTYSGVRSGYLSPDFVSESSSYRSMSPDVDSVDDPDVDVESNRAQEDEESVQLSVEDRQSPPPLNSAHSGPEDSQELGTSPGPHPEDPHSGSSDDERQGGQVSERHDTPVYEVYTHEKDGQMPLNCPSTFGSKHSSPLQSNGVLHVSDPHKQRSPTREDVPQGAYQDQAKESPTCDGALRQHDVSRIHEKDIENMAKEELQKQLVEQVELRKKLEREFQSLKGPNEEGTVLQRRDGPTASYCPSS